The Chthoniobacterales bacterium genome has a window encoding:
- a CDS encoding chromosome segregation protein ScpA, which translates to MTEAAYKVKLDVFEGPLDLLLYLVRKDEIDVYDIEIGRITRQYLEYLGAMESIDVEIGGEFIVMAANLLYIKSRTLLPADLQGPEEEEGEQEDPRWELIRQLIEYKKFKEAAGDLRNREELAVKLFGRSPSAPPSDGGATLLAGEVGALDLIAAFQRVLDRLEKKKGAEREIEADRFTVSEKIEFVLKVLPEAEPLRFEELFAGQTTRGEVVATFLALLELVRLRHVLVRQDAAFGEILLQRRGSGAVSP; encoded by the coding sequence GTGACCGAAGCGGCCTACAAGGTCAAACTCGATGTTTTCGAGGGTCCGCTCGACCTTCTGCTCTATCTTGTGCGGAAGGACGAGATCGATGTTTATGACATCGAGATCGGGCGCATCACCCGCCAATACCTTGAATACCTCGGGGCTATGGAATCGATCGACGTGGAAATCGGCGGCGAATTCATCGTCATGGCCGCCAACCTCCTCTACATCAAAAGCCGCACCTTGCTGCCCGCCGATTTGCAGGGTCCCGAGGAAGAGGAGGGCGAGCAGGAGGATCCGCGCTGGGAACTGATCCGGCAGCTTATCGAATACAAAAAGTTCAAAGAAGCTGCCGGCGATTTGCGTAACCGCGAGGAACTGGCGGTGAAACTTTTCGGCCGTTCTCCGTCCGCCCCTCCTTCCGACGGCGGGGCGACCTTGCTGGCGGGCGAGGTGGGTGCGCTCGACCTCATCGCCGCTTTCCAGCGCGTGCTCGACCGCCTGGAAAAAAAGAAGGGCGCCGAACGCGAAATCGAAGCTGACCGTTTCACGGTGTCGGAAAAGATCGAATTCGTCCTCAAGGTGCTCCCGGAGGCGGAGCCCCTGCGTTTCGAGGAGCTGTTCGCCGGTCAGACAACGCGCGGCGAGGTCGTGGCGACCTTTCTCGCCCTGCTCGAGCTGGTGCGGCTGCGCCATGTTCTCGTCCGGCAGGATGCGGCCTTCGGAGAAATCCTGCTCCAGCGCCGGGGATCCGGTGCGGTCTCCCCGTGA